One window of the Trifolium pratense cultivar HEN17-A07 linkage group LG2, ARS_RC_1.1, whole genome shotgun sequence genome contains the following:
- the LOC123903950 gene encoding PLAT domain-containing protein 3-like has protein sequence MANPTHLLPLLFLLSFCFTATVKSDEDCVYTVYVRTGSIIKAGTDSIMTLTLYNANGYGILIKNLEAWGGLMGSGYNYFERGNLDIFSGRGPCLDGPVCNLNLTSDGSGSHHGWYCNYVEVTSTGVHTPCAQHEFTVEQWLATDTSPYELTAIRNDCQYNLGQARPELKIVDAVRSESGTGPDSDFSILRSAVH, from the exons ATGGCAAACCCAACTCATCTCCTCCCTCTCCTCTTTCTCCTCTCATTTTGCTTCACCGCAACCGTCAAATCG GATGAGGATTGTGTGTACACGGTGTACGTTAGAACCGGGTCGATCATCAAAGCAGGAACAGACTCAATCATGACCCTCACATTATACAACGCAAACGGTTACGGAATTTTAATCAAGAATCTTGAAGCATGGGGCGGGTTAATGGGTTCGGGTTATAACTACTTCGAACGGGGCAACCTTGACATATTCAGTGGTAGAGGTCCTTGTTTAGATGGACCCGTTTGTAATCTGAATTTGACTTCAGACGGATCGGGTTCTCATCACGGTTGGTACTGTAATTATGTGGAGGTTACTTCCACTGGGGTCCACACTCCTTGTGCTCAGCATGAATTTACCGTGGAACAGTGGCTTGCTACTGACACGTCACCTTACGAGCTTACAGCTATTAGGAATGATTGCCAGTATAATTTGGGTCAGGCCCGTCCCGAATTAAAGATCGTTGATGCTGTCAGATCTGAGTCTGGGACTGGGCCTGACTCAGATTTCTCTATTTTGCGCTCTGCCGTGCATTAA
- the LOC123903952 gene encoding PLAT domain-containing protein 3-like, protein MANPTSLFALIFLLSFCFTRTVTSDEDCVYTVYVRTGSIIKGGTDSIIGLKLYDAYGYGIYITDLEAWGGLMGPGYNYYERGNLDIFSGKGPCLDGPVCAVNLTSDGSGAHHGWYCNYVEVTSTGVHIPCAQEQFTIEQWLATDTSPYELSAVRNYCSNDLGKAHHKLKIVDAVRSRPGSGPGSDYTILRSIVRV, encoded by the exons CTCTTTGCTCTCATCTTTCTCCTCTCGTTTTGCTTCACCAGAACCGTTACATCT GATGAGGATTGCGTGTACACGGTGTATGTTAGAACCGGGTCGATCATAAAAGGAGGAACAGACTCAATCATCGGATTAAAGTTATATGACGCATACGGTTACGGAATATACATAACGGATCTTGAAGCATGGGGCGGGTTAATGGGTCCGGGTTATAACTACTATGAACGGGGCAACCTTGATATATTCAGTGGTAAGGGTCCTTGTTTGGATGGACCTGTTTGTGCTGTGAATTTGACTTCAGACGGGTCGGGTGCTCATCATGGATGGTATTGTAATTATGTGGAGGTTACTTCCACTGGAGTCCACATTCCTTGTGCTCAAGAACAGTTCACGATTGAACAATGGCTCGCTACCGACACCTCGCCTTATGAGCTTTCTGCTGTTAGAAACTACTGCTCAAATGATTTGGGTAAGGCCCATCATAAATTGAAGATCGTTGATGCTGTTAGATCCAGGCCTGGGTCCGGGCCTGGATCCGATTACACTATTTTGAGGTCAATTGTTCGGGTGTAG